From one Amycolatopsis sp. FDAARGOS 1241 genomic stretch:
- the nuoL gene encoding NADH-quinone oxidoreductase subunit L, whose product MTASSWLLVALPALGALILLLAGKRARAWGHLLGTATVLLAFVYGVILFFSTDGAATENVNLYSWIPVGQLQVDFGLRIDALSLTFVLLITGVGMLIHFYSIGYMAEDEGRYRFFAYLNLFVASMLILVLGNSFVTLYLGWEGVGLASYLLIGWYQNRPSAATAAKKAFLMNRVGDGGLALAIFLMFKYTGSTGYTQVFAGLTNGQIPPAAITAIGILLLLGACGKSGQFPLQAWLPDAMEGPTPVSALIHAATMVTAGVYLVARSNVIYSATPDGRLIVTLVGAVTLLIGCIVGCAYDDIKKVLAYSTVSQIGYMMLAVGLGPGIYALGIMHLVAHGFFKAGLFLGAGSVMHGMNDEVDMRKFGGLAKKMPITFVTFGLGYLALIGFPFLAGYYTKDAIIEAAFGQEAWRGWVFGLAGIIGAGLTAFYMTRLMMMTFFGKSRWKDIKSSDGRDFHPHESKPIMWVPMAILAIGSVGSGAFFAIGDRFEDWLAPTVGPYHEAEHAPIPAATIPWLTLLLALIGALLAIWIFRPGRDIPVERPERVSWIVRAARKDLYGNALNETLVARPGTWLARALVYVDNRGVDGAVNGLAAALGGGSGRLRRLQTGFVRSYALSMLGGTFLLLAALLLVRFS is encoded by the coding sequence GTGACCGCATCATCGTGGCTGCTGGTGGCCCTTCCCGCCCTCGGCGCCCTGATCCTGCTTCTTGCCGGGAAACGGGCGAGGGCGTGGGGGCACCTGCTCGGCACCGCCACTGTTCTCCTGGCCTTCGTCTACGGCGTGATCCTGTTCTTCTCGACGGACGGTGCCGCGACCGAGAACGTCAACCTGTACTCGTGGATCCCGGTGGGGCAGCTGCAGGTGGACTTCGGGCTGCGCATCGACGCGCTGTCGCTGACGTTCGTCCTGCTGATCACCGGCGTCGGCATGCTGATCCACTTCTACTCGATCGGCTACATGGCCGAGGACGAGGGCCGGTACCGCTTCTTCGCTTACCTCAACCTCTTCGTCGCCTCGATGCTGATCCTGGTGCTGGGCAACAGCTTCGTGACGCTGTACCTCGGCTGGGAAGGCGTGGGTCTCGCGTCGTACCTGCTCATCGGCTGGTACCAGAACCGCCCGTCCGCGGCGACCGCCGCGAAGAAGGCGTTCTTGATGAACCGCGTCGGTGACGGCGGGCTCGCGCTGGCGATCTTCCTGATGTTCAAGTACACCGGCTCCACCGGGTACACCCAGGTCTTCGCGGGCCTGACCAACGGGCAGATCCCGCCGGCCGCGATCACCGCGATCGGCATCCTGCTGCTGCTCGGCGCGTGCGGCAAGTCCGGCCAGTTCCCGCTGCAGGCGTGGCTGCCGGACGCGATGGAGGGCCCGACCCCCGTGTCGGCCCTGATCCACGCCGCAACGATGGTCACGGCGGGCGTTTACCTGGTCGCCCGCTCCAACGTCATCTACAGCGCCACGCCGGACGGGCGCCTGATCGTCACGCTCGTCGGTGCGGTGACGCTGCTGATCGGGTGCATCGTCGGGTGCGCGTACGACGACATCAAGAAGGTGCTCGCGTATTCCACCGTCAGCCAGATCGGCTACATGATGCTGGCGGTCGGCCTCGGGCCGGGCATCTACGCGCTCGGCATCATGCACCTGGTGGCCCACGGCTTCTTCAAGGCCGGGCTCTTCCTCGGCGCCGGTTCGGTCATGCACGGCATGAACGACGAGGTCGACATGCGCAAGTTCGGCGGCCTGGCCAAGAAGATGCCGATCACGTTCGTCACCTTCGGTCTCGGCTACCTCGCGCTGATCGGCTTCCCGTTCCTCGCGGGCTACTACACGAAGGACGCGATCATCGAGGCCGCGTTCGGCCAGGAGGCCTGGCGCGGCTGGGTGTTCGGCCTTGCCGGCATCATCGGCGCCGGGCTCACCGCGTTCTACATGACGCGCCTGATGATGATGACCTTCTTCGGCAAATCGCGCTGGAAGGACATCAAGAGCTCCGACGGCCGCGACTTCCATCCGCACGAGTCCAAGCCGATCATGTGGGTCCCGATGGCGATCCTGGCGATCGGGTCGGTCGGCTCCGGTGCGTTCTTCGCGATCGGCGACCGGTTCGAGGACTGGCTGGCCCCGACCGTCGGCCCGTACCACGAGGCCGAGCACGCCCCGATCCCGGCGGCGACGATCCCGTGGCTCACACTCCTGCTCGCGCTGATCGGGGCGCTGCTCGCGATCTGGATCTTCCGCCCCGGCCGCGACATCCCGGTCGAGCGCCCGGAGCGCGTGTCCTGGATCGTCCGGGCGGCGCGCAAGGACCTGTACGGCAACGCCCTCAACGAGACGCTGGTCGCCCGCCCGGGCACCTGGCTCGCGCGGGCGCTGGTGTACGTCGACAACCGCGGGGTCGACGGGGCGGTCAACGGCCTCGCCGCGGCACTCGGCGGCGGGTCCGGGCGCCTGCGGCGCCTGCAGACCGGGTTCGTCCGGTCGTACGCGCTGTCCATGCTCGGCGGCACGTTCCTGCTTCTGGCGGCCCTTCTGCTGGTGAGGTTCTCCTGA
- the nuoN gene encoding NADH-quinone oxidoreductase subunit NuoN, with product MFLTQAPAQLPTPSIDYAAVLPLLIVFGVACVSVLVEAFAPRNLRWGLQVFMSLLAIVASGAALVFYATDNSPKAGVTTFAGAISVDRPSLFLWGTLLLLALGAVFLIADRKVEPGGAFVAQAAISPGTVQDRAQVATATRSQTEVFPLTLFALGGMMAFTAANDLLTMFIALEVLSLPLYLMCGLARRRRLISQESAVKYFLLGAFSSAFFLYGLALLYGYANSVKLADIANAAAGSDRSDTLLFAGLGLLVVGLLFKGSVGPFHTWTPDVYQGAPTPVTGFMAACTKVAAFGAILRVLSVAFSSTSWEWRGVLWAVAIISMAIGAILGLTQTDVKRMIAYSSIAHAGFLLVGAIAMTEDGLSSTLFYLLAYGFTTLAAFGVISLVRDGSGEATHLSAWAGLAKRSPVLAGVFTFLLLALAGIPLTSGFVGKFVVFSAALSDGMAPLVVVALVFSAVAAFFYLRVIVLMYFSEPAADGPTVAIPGGFTTAAITLGVVVTLVLGLVPTFALNWAASGGFAG from the coding sequence ATGTTCCTCACCCAGGCGCCGGCGCAGCTGCCGACGCCCTCGATCGACTACGCAGCCGTGCTGCCGCTGCTGATCGTCTTCGGCGTCGCGTGCGTCAGCGTGCTGGTGGAGGCCTTCGCGCCCAGGAACCTGCGCTGGGGCCTGCAGGTGTTCATGAGCCTGCTCGCGATCGTCGCGTCCGGTGCGGCGCTGGTGTTCTACGCGACGGACAACTCGCCGAAGGCGGGTGTGACCACGTTCGCGGGAGCCATCTCGGTGGACCGGCCGTCGCTGTTCCTCTGGGGCACGCTGCTCCTGCTGGCGCTCGGCGCGGTGTTCCTCATCGCCGACCGCAAGGTCGAGCCGGGTGGCGCGTTCGTGGCGCAGGCCGCGATCAGCCCCGGTACCGTGCAGGACCGCGCGCAGGTCGCCACCGCGACGAGGTCGCAGACCGAGGTGTTCCCGCTGACGCTGTTCGCGCTCGGCGGCATGATGGCCTTCACCGCGGCCAACGACCTGCTGACGATGTTCATCGCCCTCGAGGTGCTGAGCCTGCCGCTGTACCTCATGTGCGGCCTGGCCCGGCGGCGCCGGCTCATCTCGCAGGAGTCGGCGGTGAAGTACTTCCTGCTGGGCGCGTTCTCCTCGGCGTTCTTCCTCTACGGCCTCGCGCTGCTCTACGGCTACGCGAACTCCGTGAAGCTCGCTGACATCGCCAACGCCGCCGCCGGCTCGGACCGCTCGGACACGCTGCTGTTCGCCGGCCTCGGCCTGCTCGTGGTCGGCCTGCTGTTCAAGGGCTCGGTCGGCCCGTTCCACACCTGGACGCCGGACGTCTACCAGGGCGCCCCGACGCCGGTGACGGGCTTCATGGCCGCGTGCACGAAGGTCGCGGCGTTCGGCGCGATCCTGCGCGTGCTGTCCGTCGCGTTCTCCTCGACCAGCTGGGAGTGGCGCGGCGTGCTGTGGGCCGTGGCGATCATCTCGATGGCGATCGGCGCGATCCTCGGGCTCACGCAGACCGACGTGAAGCGCATGATCGCGTACTCCTCGATCGCCCACGCGGGCTTCCTGCTCGTCGGCGCGATCGCGATGACCGAAGACGGCCTGTCGAGCACGCTGTTCTACCTGCTCGCCTACGGCTTCACCACGCTGGCGGCGTTCGGCGTGATCAGCCTCGTGCGGGACGGCAGCGGGGAGGCCACGCACCTGTCGGCGTGGGCGGGCCTGGCGAAGCGCTCGCCGGTGCTCGCGGGCGTGTTCACGTTCCTCCTGCTGGCTCTCGCCGGTATCCCGCTGACGAGCGGCTTCGTGGGCAAGTTCGTGGTGTTCTCCGCGGCGCTGTCCGACGGCATGGCCCCGCTGGTGGTGGTCGCCCTGGTGTTCAGCGCGGTGGCGGCGTTCTTCTACCTGCGCGTGATCGTGCTGATGTACTTCTCCGAGCCGGCCGCCGACGGCCCGACGGTCGCCATCCCGGGCGGCTTCACCACGGCGGCCATCACGCTCGGCGTGGTGGTCACGCTGGTGCTGGGCCTGGTGCCGACCTTCGCCTTGAACTGGGCGGCTTCAGGCGGCTTCGCTGGGTAG
- the nuoK gene encoding NADH-quinone oxidoreductase subunit NuoK yields the protein MTPSYYLLLSALLFSIGAVGVLVRRNAIVVFMCIELMLNAVNLTLVTFARINGGLDGQVMAFFVMVVAAAEVVVGLAIIMSIFRTRRSASVDDTNLLKY from the coding sequence GTGACCCCGAGCTACTACCTCCTGTTGTCGGCGTTGCTGTTTTCCATCGGCGCCGTCGGCGTCCTGGTGCGCCGCAACGCGATCGTCGTGTTCATGTGCATCGAGCTGATGCTGAACGCGGTGAACCTCACCCTGGTCACCTTCGCCCGCATCAACGGCGGGCTCGACGGCCAGGTGATGGCATTCTTCGTGATGGTCGTGGCCGCCGCCGAAGTCGTGGTGGGCCTGGCGATCATCATGTCGATCTTCCGCACCCGGCGCTCGGCCTCGGTCGACGACACGAACCTGCTGAAGTACTGA
- the nuoH gene encoding NADH-quinone oxidoreductase subunit NuoH, giving the protein MPDAAERARLLADDPWWLILLKAVVILLIGPILTIFLIVWERKAVGRMQNRPGPNRVGPGGYLQSLADAIKLPFKEQVVPDTADRKVYFLAPVLAAIPALIALSAIPFGPVVSIFGETTTLQLVDLPVGVLVILACSSIGVYGIVLAGWSSGSPYPLLGGLRSAAQVISYEIAMGLSIVAVILYSGSLQTSQIVEAQAHGWYFYMLIPSFVIYLISMVGETNRAPFDLPEAESELVGGFHTEYSSMKFAMFFLAEYVNMVIVSAFCTTLFLGGWRFPFVGDDSPLNQNWWPMLWFFAKTFILLFCFIWLRGTLPRLRYDQFMRLGWKVLVPINLIWILVVVAIKTIQWSWPQILVGVGVVLVVLVLISLAVPNKKVENDDYVDLTGGGFPVPPLDLQVPESTPRQKALAKAEARAARRKPAGVTASPAQEGADNGGN; this is encoded by the coding sequence ATGCCGGACGCCGCCGAGCGTGCGCGCCTGCTCGCGGACGACCCGTGGTGGCTGATCCTGCTGAAGGCGGTCGTCATCCTGCTGATCGGCCCGATCCTGACGATCTTCCTGATCGTCTGGGAGCGCAAGGCGGTCGGCCGCATGCAGAACCGGCCCGGCCCCAACCGCGTGGGCCCGGGCGGGTACCTGCAGTCGCTGGCCGACGCGATCAAGCTCCCGTTCAAGGAGCAGGTCGTGCCGGACACCGCCGACCGCAAGGTGTACTTCCTCGCCCCCGTGCTCGCCGCGATCCCCGCGCTCATCGCGCTCTCGGCGATCCCGTTCGGCCCGGTGGTGTCGATCTTCGGCGAGACGACCACGCTGCAGCTGGTCGACCTCCCGGTCGGCGTTTTGGTGATCCTCGCCTGTTCGTCGATCGGGGTGTACGGCATCGTGCTCGCCGGCTGGTCGTCGGGCTCGCCGTACCCGCTGCTCGGCGGGCTCCGCTCGGCGGCGCAGGTGATCTCCTACGAGATCGCGATGGGCCTCTCGATCGTCGCGGTGATCCTCTACTCGGGGTCCCTGCAGACGTCGCAAATCGTCGAGGCACAGGCCCACGGCTGGTACTTCTACATGCTGATCCCGAGCTTCGTGATCTACCTGATCTCGATGGTCGGCGAGACGAACCGCGCGCCGTTCGACCTCCCAGAGGCCGAGTCGGAGCTGGTCGGCGGCTTCCACACCGAGTACAGCTCGATGAAGTTCGCGATGTTCTTCCTCGCCGAATACGTGAACATGGTCATCGTCTCGGCCTTCTGCACCACGCTGTTCCTCGGCGGCTGGCGGTTCCCGTTCGTCGGCGACGATTCGCCGCTGAACCAGAATTGGTGGCCGATGCTCTGGTTCTTCGCCAAGACCTTCATCCTGCTGTTCTGCTTCATCTGGCTGCGCGGCACGCTGCCGCGGCTGCGCTACGACCAGTTCATGCGGCTCGGCTGGAAGGTCCTGGTGCCGATCAACCTGATCTGGATCCTCGTGGTCGTCGCAATCAAGACGATCCAGTGGAGCTGGCCGCAGATCCTCGTCGGCGTCGGCGTGGTCCTGGTGGTGCTGGTGCTGATCAGCCTCGCCGTGCCGAACAAGAAGGTCGAGAACGACGACTACGTCGACCTCACGGGCGGCGGCTTCCCGGTGCCCCCGCTGGACCTGCAGGTCCCCGAGAGCACTCCGCGCCAGAAGGCGCTGGCCAAGGCGGAGGCGAGGGCGGCGCGGCGCAAACCCGCGGGCGTCACCGCTTCGCCAGCACAGGAAGGGGCAGACAATGGGGGCAACTGA
- a CDS encoding AAA family ATPase, whose protein sequence is MVIERVRITDVLGFRGPRTVDLRLPGPGWIVLAGRNGSGKTTFLRALAQAIVRPPFADDLVGEDSSIDVEVVGEGPAFCAGYGPFRRLAGGAPEAQSLMRGEFARVASLFSEDASLAEGVAWLINQHLRALEGKAGARELKDSVLGLLGDGLLPDGYRVRDVDSDGLWVSYRGDRFPLREMSDGYRTVTALVVDLVRQLAEAGLGVDAPGVVLIDEVDAHLHVSWQKRIGPWLKAHFPRIQFVVSTHSPYVCQAADPGGLIRLPGPDEQEPPRVVSDELYRRVVYGSGDDAVLSDLFGLDSPYSPRAVELREHLAELELLVATGQADAAGVREWEQLRRRLSSSPPSRVEDVTRNFDER, encoded by the coding sequence ATGGTCATCGAGCGAGTGCGGATCACGGACGTGCTGGGGTTCCGCGGTCCGCGCACGGTGGACCTGCGGCTGCCCGGACCGGGCTGGATCGTGCTCGCCGGGCGCAACGGGTCGGGCAAGACGACGTTCCTGCGCGCGCTGGCGCAGGCGATCGTGCGGCCGCCGTTCGCCGACGATCTGGTCGGTGAGGACAGCTCGATCGACGTCGAGGTGGTGGGCGAGGGGCCTGCGTTCTGCGCCGGCTACGGTCCGTTCCGGCGGCTGGCCGGGGGCGCGCCGGAGGCGCAGTCCCTGATGCGCGGCGAGTTCGCGCGCGTGGCGAGCCTGTTCAGCGAGGACGCGTCGCTGGCCGAGGGCGTCGCGTGGCTGATCAACCAGCACCTGCGCGCGCTGGAGGGCAAGGCGGGTGCGCGGGAGCTGAAGGATTCCGTGCTGGGCCTGCTCGGCGACGGCTTGCTGCCCGACGGCTACCGCGTGCGCGACGTCGACTCCGACGGCCTGTGGGTGTCCTACCGCGGCGACCGCTTCCCGCTGCGCGAGATGAGCGACGGGTACCGCACCGTCACGGCTCTGGTCGTCGACCTCGTGCGGCAGCTCGCGGAGGCCGGGCTCGGGGTGGACGCGCCGGGTGTGGTGCTGATCGACGAGGTCGACGCGCACCTGCACGTGTCGTGGCAGAAGCGGATCGGGCCGTGGCTCAAGGCGCACTTCCCGCGGATCCAGTTCGTGGTGAGCACGCACAGCCCGTACGTGTGCCAGGCGGCCGACCCGGGCGGGCTGATCCGGCTGCCAGGGCCGGACGAGCAGGAGCCGCCGCGGGTGGTGTCCGACGAGCTGTACCGGCGCGTGGTCTACGGCAGCGGTGACGACGCCGTGCTGTCGGACCTGTTCGGGCTGGACAGCCCCTACTCACCGCGGGCCGTCGAGCTGCGCGAGCACCTGGCGGAGCTGGAGCTGCTCGTAGCGACGGGCCAGGCCGACGCCGCCGGCGTGCGTGAGTGGGAGCAGCTGCGCCGGCGGCTGAGCAGCTCGCCGCCCAGCCGGGTCGAGGACGTGACGCGGAACTTCGACGAGCGGTGA
- the nuoI gene encoding NADH-quinone oxidoreductase subunit NuoI, with the protein MGATDFLNPIKGFGVTFGMMFKKVATEEYPEAGAPAAPRYHGRHQLNRHPDGLEKCVGCELCAWACPADAIFVEGGDNTEEARYSPGERYGKDYQINYLRCIGCGLCIEACPTRSLTMINFYELADDDRQRLIYTKEDLLAPLLPGMEQPPHPMRLGDNEQDYYVNGPELAKAQQQEAKQ; encoded by the coding sequence ATGGGGGCAACTGACTTCCTCAACCCCATCAAGGGTTTCGGTGTCACCTTCGGGATGATGTTCAAGAAGGTCGCCACCGAGGAGTACCCGGAGGCCGGCGCCCCGGCCGCGCCGCGGTACCACGGCCGCCACCAGCTCAACCGCCACCCGGACGGGCTGGAGAAGTGCGTCGGGTGCGAGCTGTGCGCCTGGGCCTGCCCGGCCGACGCGATCTTCGTGGAGGGCGGCGACAACACCGAAGAGGCGCGGTACTCCCCGGGTGAGCGCTACGGCAAGGACTACCAGATCAACTACCTGCGCTGCATCGGCTGCGGGTTGTGCATCGAGGCCTGCCCCACGCGGTCCCTGACGATGATCAACTTCTACGAGCTCGCCGACGATGACCGCCAGCGGCTCATCTACACGAAGGAAGACCTGCTCGCCCCGCTGCTGCCGGGCATGGAGCAGCCGCCGCACCCGATGCGCCTGGGCGACAACGAGCAGGACTACTACGTGAACGGCCCCGAACTCGCGAAGGCGCAGCAGCAGGAGGCCAAGCAATGA
- a CDS encoding NADH-quinone oxidoreductase subunit J, producing MITALLAQAPAAASSTVSVGEAIAFWILGPLSLLGALGMIFSRNAVHSALWLVLTMLSLGALYMTQSAPFLGFTQIIVYTGAIMMLFLFVLMLVGRESSDSVVEVLRGQRLAATVLGIGLAALIAAGVFRSLVNVTPAPALDPYAANGGGAGGLGRIIFTQYLFPFELTSALLITAALGAMVLAFTDRGKKGGKLPQRELVKLRFRGEHDRPSPLPGPGVFATANSVAVPALLPDGSIAPESLSAIIESTSALELMRERKLIADEGPKPDAHALVGGKPSENGSAAARADEEGEGK from the coding sequence ATGATCACGGCCCTTCTGGCGCAGGCGCCCGCCGCCGCGTCGTCCACGGTGTCGGTGGGCGAGGCCATCGCGTTCTGGATCCTCGGCCCGCTCTCCCTGCTGGGCGCGCTGGGGATGATCTTCTCCCGCAACGCCGTGCACTCGGCGCTGTGGCTGGTGCTGACGATGCTGAGCCTGGGCGCGCTGTACATGACGCAGTCGGCGCCGTTCCTCGGGTTCACGCAGATCATCGTCTACACCGGCGCGATCATGATGCTGTTCCTGTTCGTGCTGATGCTGGTCGGCCGCGAGAGCTCCGACTCCGTGGTCGAGGTGCTGCGCGGACAGCGGCTCGCGGCGACCGTGCTCGGCATCGGGCTCGCCGCCCTGATCGCCGCCGGCGTCTTCCGCTCGCTGGTGAACGTGACGCCGGCCCCGGCGCTCGACCCGTACGCCGCGAACGGCGGTGGCGCGGGCGGCCTCGGGCGGATCATCTTCACGCAGTACCTGTTCCCGTTCGAGCTCACCTCGGCGCTGCTCATCACCGCCGCGCTGGGCGCGATGGTGCTGGCGTTCACCGACCGCGGCAAGAAGGGCGGCAAGCTGCCGCAGCGCGAACTGGTCAAGCTGCGCTTCCGCGGCGAGCACGACCGCCCGTCGCCGCTGCCCGGCCCGGGTGTGTTCGCCACGGCCAACTCGGTCGCCGTCCCGGCCCTGCTGCCCGACGGCTCCATCGCGCCGGAGTCGCTCTCGGCGATCATCGAATCCACCTCGGCGCTGGAGCTCATGCGCGAGCGCAAGCTCATCGCCGACGAGGGCCCCAAGCCCGACGCGCACGCGCTGGTCGGCGGAAAGCCGTCGGAGAACGGCTCCGCCGCGGCCCGCGCTGACGAAGAAGGGGAAGGAAAGTGA
- a CDS encoding NADH-quinone oxidoreductase subunit M — MTWLLALILLPLAGSLVLAFLKGNDRAAIATALVVSIAEFLLIIPFWASYSPSGARIQQATSMDWIPTFGIHIAFGTDGISLIMIAVIALLVPIVVGALGLTDKLPAGRSAGGFLSLILLQEAITIGVFAATDVFLFYVLFEIMLIPMYFLIGGYGGANRQYAAVKFFLYSFLGGLIMLASAIGAYSLASDKLGHGTFDWATLVTVVRDAPTGTQIWLFLGFFLAFAIKAPLVPFHTWLPDAAGQAPIGVAVLLVGVLDKVGTFGFLRYCLPMFPEASKTLAPLVLVLSVIGVLYGSILAAGQSDMKRFIAYVSIAHFGFIALGIFTFNEQAMVGSVSYMLNHSLSTGMLIVVIGLIVMRGGSTRISDYGGMAKVTPLLGGMLLIAGLSALSLPGTNSFISEFLVLLGSFVTQPVYAIIATVGMVLAAAYVLWLYQRIMQGPVRGDALIGVGGGPGTAMAPELGAKKAIKDLGGKEIAILAPLVFLIIGLGFYPKPLLDTITPSVQATLSAVQGGK, encoded by the coding sequence ATGACTTGGCTTCTGGCGCTCATCCTGCTGCCGCTGGCCGGCTCGCTGGTGCTGGCGTTCCTGAAGGGGAACGACCGGGCCGCGATCGCGACCGCGCTGGTCGTGTCCATTGCGGAGTTCCTGCTGATCATCCCGTTCTGGGCGAGCTACTCGCCCTCGGGCGCACGGATCCAGCAGGCCACCTCGATGGACTGGATCCCCACCTTCGGCATCCACATCGCGTTCGGCACCGACGGCATCTCGCTGATCATGATCGCGGTGATCGCCCTGCTCGTGCCGATCGTGGTGGGCGCGCTCGGGCTCACCGACAAGCTCCCGGCCGGCCGCAGCGCCGGCGGGTTCCTGTCGCTGATCCTGCTGCAGGAGGCGATCACGATCGGCGTCTTCGCGGCGACCGACGTGTTCCTCTTCTACGTGCTGTTCGAGATCATGCTGATCCCGATGTACTTCCTGATCGGCGGCTACGGCGGCGCGAACCGGCAGTACGCGGCGGTGAAGTTCTTCCTGTACTCGTTCCTCGGCGGCCTGATCATGCTGGCCTCGGCGATCGGCGCGTACTCGCTCGCGTCGGACAAGCTGGGCCACGGCACGTTCGACTGGGCCACCTTGGTCACCGTGGTGCGGGACGCGCCGACGGGCACGCAGATCTGGCTGTTCCTCGGCTTCTTCCTCGCGTTCGCGATCAAGGCGCCGCTGGTGCCGTTCCACACCTGGCTCCCGGACGCCGCGGGCCAGGCCCCGATCGGGGTCGCGGTGCTGCTGGTCGGTGTGCTCGACAAGGTCGGCACGTTCGGCTTCCTGCGCTACTGCCTGCCGATGTTCCCCGAAGCGAGCAAGACGCTGGCGCCGCTGGTGCTGGTGCTGTCGGTGATCGGCGTGCTCTACGGCTCGATCCTCGCCGCGGGGCAGTCGGACATGAAGCGGTTCATCGCCTACGTCTCGATCGCCCACTTCGGGTTCATCGCGCTCGGCATCTTCACCTTCAACGAGCAGGCGATGGTCGGTTCGGTGTCGTACATGCTGAACCACAGCCTCTCGACCGGGATGCTGATCGTGGTGATCGGCTTGATCGTGATGCGCGGTGGGTCCACACGGATCTCCGACTACGGCGGCATGGCGAAGGTGACCCCGCTGCTCGGCGGGATGCTGCTGATCGCCGGCCTCTCGGCGCTGTCGCTGCCGGGCACCAACTCGTTCATCAGCGAGTTCCTGGTGCTGCTGGGCTCCTTCGTGACGCAGCCGGTGTACGCGATCATCGCGACGGTCGGCATGGTGCTCGCCGCGGCGTACGTGCTGTGGCTCTACCAGCGGATCATGCAAGGCCCGGTGCGCGGCGACGCGCTCATCGGCGTCGGCGGCGGCCCGGGCACCGCGATGGCGCCGGAACTCGGCGCCAAGAAGGCCATCAAGGACCTCGGCGGCAAGGAGATCGCGATCCTGGCCCCGCTGGTTTTCCTCATCATCGGCCTGGGCTTCTACCCCAAGCCGCTGCTCGACACGATCACCCCGTCGGTGCAGGCGACGCTGTCTGCCGTGCAGGGAGGCAAGTAA
- a CDS encoding HNH endonuclease, with amino-acid sequence MWTSARGARRAIRAQLGVMASGRGYCMYCGDGLGSTVDHFEPVARNPRRAFDWLNHLLACEFCNSHHKRDRFPVDNAGEPLLIDPTVDDPLDHLFLVLSIGTYRALTDKGRATIEVCGLNRPLLERGRAAAVEQVAALVTHWWLGSADARRRAVWTLQDQPHADVLHAMLRQASLPGASRVLDPDLLPLLQDPALRTALQT; translated from the coding sequence TTGTGGACTTCCGCCCGCGGGGCCAGGCGGGCGATCCGCGCCCAGCTCGGCGTGATGGCCTCGGGCCGCGGCTACTGCATGTACTGCGGCGACGGCCTCGGGTCCACTGTGGACCACTTCGAACCGGTGGCCCGCAACCCGCGCCGGGCGTTCGACTGGCTGAACCACTTGCTGGCGTGCGAGTTCTGCAACAGCCACCACAAGCGCGACCGGTTCCCGGTCGACAACGCCGGGGAGCCGCTACTCATCGACCCCACCGTCGACGACCCGCTGGACCACCTGTTCCTCGTGCTGTCCATCGGCACCTACCGCGCACTGACCGACAAGGGCCGCGCGACGATCGAGGTGTGCGGCCTGAACCGGCCCCTGCTGGAACGCGGGCGCGCCGCCGCGGTGGAACAGGTGGCGGCCCTGGTGACGCACTGGTGGCTCGGTTCCGCGGACGCCCGCCGCCGCGCCGTGTGGACCCTGCAGGACCAACCCCACGCCGACGTGCTGCACGCGATGCTGCGCCAGGCCTCGCTGCCGGGCGCTTCGCGGGTGCTGGACCCCGACCTGCTTCCGCTGCTTCAGGATCCGGCCCTGCGCACCGCCCTGCAGACGTGA